From the genome of Methylomonas sp. UP202, one region includes:
- a CDS encoding HDOD domain-containing protein: protein MNWFTRLFKKTPPPTSSAPTNIAAKNANIPVEIPGVTPPMSRLKQSLPPAELKQFVPLRNLDDAHLAALPRQTLRYAKHSVIFTFDQRTDSVFYLVRGRLNMQPDSDSSYEIVANTPRAHLPLNSATRCGATATALDDVLILEVSIELNRLWSDHCRESTSCVELVDIELPESLNGHQFFISFAQAYRENQLRLPSLPDVALKLKEAMRKEIGIADAVEIIQLDPPIVAKLIQVANSALYSTGNSIHNCHDAVSRIGLNATRNLVLGISLKQLFHCKDPALMKAMQALWRSSLYVSSLSFVLAQACSRINPEDALLAGLVADIGAIPLLHFAEHFPDASPSLEELQASLTYLRAPVGTLVLHTLGFSETLTGIPPLAENWLYDSGSELTLSDIVMLAKLHSYFGSGKSRDLPYICSIPAYAKLSEGKLNPDFSLSVLQKAQARVQAAMQLLS from the coding sequence ATGAACTGGTTCACGCGCCTCTTCAAAAAAACGCCGCCGCCAACGTCTTCGGCGCCAACCAACATCGCCGCGAAAAACGCAAACATACCGGTGGAAATACCGGGCGTGACACCGCCGATGTCGCGGCTCAAACAATCCCTGCCTCCGGCGGAACTCAAGCAATTCGTTCCGCTACGCAATCTCGACGATGCCCATTTGGCCGCGCTGCCGCGCCAAACCCTCCGCTACGCCAAACATTCGGTGATTTTCACCTTCGACCAGCGCACCGACAGCGTGTTTTATTTAGTGCGAGGGCGGCTCAACATGCAACCCGACAGCGACAGCAGCTACGAAATCGTCGCCAACACCCCGCGAGCCCATCTGCCGTTAAACAGCGCCACGCGTTGCGGCGCCACCGCCACCGCGCTCGACGACGTCTTGATCCTGGAAGTCTCGATCGAGCTGAACCGGCTATGGTCCGACCACTGCCGAGAATCGACCAGTTGTGTTGAACTGGTGGATATCGAACTCCCCGAGTCGTTGAACGGCCACCAGTTCTTTATCAGCTTTGCCCAAGCCTACCGGGAAAATCAGTTAAGGTTGCCCTCGTTACCCGACGTCGCGCTTAAACTCAAGGAAGCGATGCGCAAGGAGATAGGGATAGCCGACGCCGTCGAAATTATCCAACTCGATCCGCCCATCGTCGCCAAACTGATTCAGGTTGCCAACAGCGCTCTGTATTCCACCGGCAACTCGATCCACAATTGCCACGACGCGGTATCGCGCATCGGCCTCAACGCGACTCGCAACTTGGTTCTGGGCATCAGCTTGAAGCAACTGTTCCATTGCAAGGACCCAGCGCTGATGAAAGCCATGCAAGCGTTATGGCGGAGCAGTTTGTACGTCTCCAGCCTCAGCTTCGTGCTGGCCCAGGCGTGCAGCCGCATCAACCCGGAAGACGCATTGCTGGCCGGTTTGGTCGCCGACATTGGCGCGATACCGCTACTGCATTTTGCCGAGCACTTCCCGGACGCCAGCCCCAGCCTGGAGGAGTTACAAGCCTCGCTAACCTATCTGCGCGCTCCGGTCGGCACTCTGGTACTGCATACCTTGGGCTTCTCGGAAACCCTAACCGGCATTCCGCCGCTCGCCGAAAACTGGCTGTACGACAGTGGCTCGGAACTGACGCTGAGCGACATTGTCATGCTAGCCAAATTACACAGCTATTTCGGTAGCGGCAAATCCCGCGACCTACCCTATATTTGCTCGATACCGGCCTACGCCAAACTCAGCGAGGGCAAGCTCAACCCCGATTTTTCGCTTTCCGTGTTACAAAAGGCTCAGGCCCGCGTGCAGGCGGCGATGCAACTGTTATCCTGA
- a CDS encoding HDOD domain-containing protein, giving the protein MFGKLFKRAATKPVAAASNGERPAHRLPIEFLRKLIPIGELDSKELIKLPIALCQFNAGDIVFNRGEASDTLIYLYSGKVFLESANGGYTVEENTFKACYPLAAHGEHSVSAIAQTPSQLIYLPLSLLRQSSAQPHNPLANRANPPAELRNSRLFAKLCAAYDADALQVPSLPDVALRLRSALQKDISVADAVKIVNLDPAISSKLVQVANSPIYRGLKQVSNSHDAVNHLGFKITQNLVTSVSLHQLFRSTNKVLQQKSQQAWKQSIQIASLSCTLAGLGKKINADEALLAGLTHNIGVLPIITLAGSLPASEYTEAELDACIDYLQGLFGTFILKKWHFPDTLIQIPAQTGNWYYDAGEGLQLHDIVLLAKFHSQLGGIRMHKLPPLNTLPAFHKLDDCALTPDMSLQVLQDAKQQIAEALAFFRA; this is encoded by the coding sequence ATGTTCGGCAAGTTATTTAAACGGGCGGCGACCAAACCCGTCGCCGCGGCAAGCAACGGCGAACGTCCGGCCCACCGTCTGCCCATCGAGTTTTTACGCAAACTGATCCCGATCGGCGAGCTGGACAGCAAAGAACTGATAAAACTGCCGATTGCGTTATGCCAGTTCAATGCCGGGGACATCGTCTTCAATCGCGGCGAAGCCTCCGACACCTTGATTTATCTCTACAGCGGCAAAGTGTTTCTGGAGTCGGCCAACGGCGGATACACGGTTGAAGAGAATACCTTCAAGGCCTGCTATCCGTTGGCGGCTCACGGCGAACATAGCGTCAGCGCCATTGCCCAAACCCCATCCCAGCTGATTTACCTACCACTATCGTTACTGCGACAAAGCAGCGCTCAGCCACACAATCCGCTGGCAAACCGCGCCAATCCGCCCGCCGAACTGCGTAATAGCCGGCTATTCGCGAAACTTTGCGCGGCCTACGACGCCGACGCGCTGCAAGTCCCCAGCCTGCCCGACGTCGCCTTAAGGCTGCGTAGTGCATTGCAAAAAGACATCAGCGTCGCCGATGCGGTGAAAATCGTCAATCTGGACCCGGCGATTTCGTCCAAACTGGTACAGGTCGCCAACAGTCCGATCTACCGAGGCTTAAAGCAGGTCAGCAATAGCCACGATGCGGTCAATCATCTGGGCTTCAAAATTACTCAAAATCTGGTCACCAGCGTCAGCCTGCACCAATTGTTCCGCAGCACCAATAAAGTGCTTCAGCAAAAATCCCAGCAAGCCTGGAAGCAGAGCATACAAATCGCCAGTTTGAGTTGTACCTTGGCCGGTCTCGGTAAAAAGATCAACGCCGACGAAGCCTTGCTTGCCGGCCTGACTCACAATATCGGCGTCTTGCCTATCATTACATTGGCTGGTAGCCTGCCCGCTTCAGAGTACACCGAGGCCGAACTCGACGCTTGCATCGACTACCTGCAAGGGCTATTCGGCACTTTCATCCTGAAAAAATGGCATTTTCCGGACACGCTGATCCAAATTCCGGCGCAAACCGGAAACTGGTATTACGACGCCGGCGAGGGCCTGCAATTGCACGACATTGTATTGTTGGCCAAATTTCACAGTCAGTTGGGGGGCATCCGGATGCACAAATTGCCGCCTCTGAACACCTTGCCGGCGTTTCATAAACTGGACGACTGCGCGTTAACGCCCGATATGTCCCTGCAAGTACTGCAGGACGCCAAACAGCAAATCGCCGAGGCCTTGGCATTTTTCCGGGCCTGA